In Microbulbifer celer, a single window of DNA contains:
- a CDS encoding glycosyl hydrolase family 18 protein, which produces MKGLTPNHWRRALLALGLASSSALAAPGAPTIDWMETSFAIIEVDEAATAYEQLVTINDYAEVPVAWSKWSGDGATTAQYLLNGEVVLEQSVSGGATQTGSATLQVDKGGQYALQVALCNDDGCATSEAMEIVVADTDGSHLDPITLTAGENNQPYTNTTDSVVGTYFVEWGVYGRKFSVDMIPAYNLTHIIYGFIPICGGDGINDSLKEIEGSFAALQRSCSGREDFKVSLHDPFAALQKAQADQTFSDPYKGNFGQLMALKQAYPDLKILPSIGGWTLSDPFYFFDDAAKRQTFVDSVEEFMRTWKFFDGVDIDWEYPGGSGANPDLGDPAIDGETYRLLMRDLRAMLDGLEQETGREYELTSAIGAGRDKIEDVDYQAVQQYMDYFFVMTYDYYGGWSNEVLGHQTALYAPTWRPDTDYTTDNGIQALLEQGMEPGKMVIGAAMYGRGWTGVNGWTGNDHMTGTATGMVDGTWEDGVVDYRDIVSRIATGEWEEYYDETAEAAYIFKPGTGDLITYDNHRSVLAKGAYAQSKGMAGLFSWEIDADNGDILNAMHESLGHGDGPGNRAPTARAGGDQTVASGASVSLDGGNSSDLDNDPLTYSWVQTAGTDVSLQNADSAVASFTAPSVTSDEVLTFTLTVNDGTVSDSDEVRITVEAEQANQAPSADAGADQMVETPAVVTLSGAASTDPENDTLTYSWSQASGTSVSLSDSSAVSPTFSADTVSTEEELVFELTVNDGELSDSDQVSIFLLPEDSNTAPVVSAPESVTLVEGESTTITATGTDADGDTLSYIWEGMASGTGDTITISAPQVEADTEFELTVTVNDGLATASATVAVFVTNEDDDGSCDATDPNAADYPAWQSGTYLGGDQVSHEDLVWEAKYWTQQEPALDAADWKLISDIEVPWNAATAYNGGDEVNFEGLRYRAKWWTQGQEPDTSSDWEEIGPATCN; this is translated from the coding sequence ATGAAAGGGCTCACTCCCAATCACTGGCGCCGTGCACTCCTTGCACTCGGCCTCGCCAGCTCTTCAGCACTCGCGGCGCCCGGCGCGCCCACCATTGACTGGATGGAAACCAGCTTTGCCATCATAGAGGTGGATGAAGCGGCCACGGCCTACGAGCAGCTGGTAACCATCAATGACTACGCGGAAGTACCCGTTGCCTGGTCCAAGTGGTCTGGCGATGGCGCAACCACAGCCCAGTATCTGCTGAATGGCGAAGTGGTGCTGGAGCAGTCTGTCAGTGGCGGTGCCACCCAGACCGGTTCAGCCACGCTACAGGTCGACAAAGGCGGCCAGTATGCGTTGCAGGTGGCACTGTGTAACGATGACGGTTGTGCAACCTCTGAAGCAATGGAAATTGTGGTAGCGGATACCGATGGCAGCCACCTTGATCCGATTACCCTGACTGCCGGCGAAAACAATCAACCCTACACCAACACCACGGATTCCGTGGTCGGTACCTACTTTGTGGAGTGGGGCGTATACGGGCGTAAATTCTCTGTCGACATGATACCGGCTTACAATCTCACCCATATCATTTACGGGTTTATTCCCATCTGTGGTGGCGATGGCATCAACGACAGCCTGAAAGAAATTGAAGGTAGCTTTGCCGCCCTGCAGCGTTCCTGTTCCGGGCGTGAAGACTTCAAGGTATCCCTGCACGATCCGTTTGCCGCCTTGCAGAAGGCCCAGGCAGACCAGACTTTCTCTGATCCCTATAAAGGTAACTTCGGCCAGCTGATGGCTCTGAAACAGGCCTATCCGGATCTGAAAATCCTGCCTTCCATCGGCGGTTGGACTTTGTCCGACCCGTTCTATTTCTTTGACGATGCGGCCAAGCGCCAGACTTTTGTCGACTCCGTAGAGGAGTTTATGCGTACCTGGAAATTCTTTGACGGTGTCGACATCGACTGGGAATATCCGGGCGGTTCCGGCGCCAACCCGGATCTGGGCGACCCCGCCATCGACGGTGAAACCTACCGTCTGTTGATGCGTGACCTGCGCGCAATGCTGGACGGTCTCGAGCAGGAAACCGGTCGCGAATACGAGCTGACGTCTGCCATCGGTGCCGGCCGTGACAAAATCGAAGACGTGGACTACCAGGCTGTACAGCAGTACATGGATTACTTCTTCGTGATGACTTACGACTATTACGGCGGTTGGAGCAATGAGGTACTGGGGCACCAGACTGCGCTCTATGCGCCGACCTGGCGCCCCGACACTGATTACACCACCGACAACGGTATTCAAGCGCTGCTCGAGCAGGGTATGGAACCGGGAAAAATGGTGATTGGTGCTGCCATGTACGGTCGCGGCTGGACCGGCGTCAACGGCTGGACCGGTAACGACCATATGACCGGCACCGCGACTGGCATGGTAGACGGCACCTGGGAAGACGGTGTGGTGGATTACCGCGATATCGTCAGCCGCATTGCTACCGGTGAGTGGGAAGAATACTACGACGAAACTGCAGAGGCGGCGTACATCTTCAAGCCGGGCACCGGTGATCTGATCACCTACGACAACCATCGTTCAGTGCTGGCCAAGGGTGCGTACGCACAGTCCAAAGGTATGGCGGGCCTGTTCTCCTGGGAAATCGACGCGGACAATGGCGACATCCTCAACGCCATGCACGAGAGCCTCGGCCACGGCGATGGTCCCGGTAACCGTGCGCCCACTGCCCGTGCCGGTGGTGATCAGACTGTCGCGAGCGGTGCTTCTGTCTCTCTTGACGGCGGCAACTCCAGTGACCTGGACAATGATCCGCTGACCTACAGCTGGGTTCAGACCGCGGGCACCGATGTATCGCTGCAAAATGCTGACAGTGCCGTCGCCTCATTCACTGCACCTAGTGTTACCAGTGATGAAGTGCTCACTTTCACGCTGACCGTCAATGATGGCACCGTCAGTGATAGTGACGAAGTGCGTATCACCGTTGAAGCGGAACAGGCAAATCAGGCCCCCAGTGCCGACGCCGGTGCCGACCAGATGGTGGAAACTCCAGCGGTTGTCACCCTGAGCGGTGCAGCCTCAACTGACCCGGAAAACGATACGTTGACCTATAGCTGGAGCCAGGCATCCGGAACCTCTGTATCCCTGAGCGACAGCAGCGCTGTCAGCCCGACGTTCTCTGCCGACACAGTCAGTACGGAAGAAGAACTGGTGTTTGAGCTTACGGTCAACGATGGCGAGCTTTCCGATAGCGATCAGGTCAGCATCTTCCTGCTGCCGGAAGACAGCAACACCGCGCCGGTAGTTTCCGCGCCGGAAAGCGTGACCCTGGTCGAGGGTGAAAGTACCACCATCACTGCAACCGGTACCGATGCCGATGGCGATACCCTGAGCTACATCTGGGAAGGGATGGCCTCCGGTACCGGCGACACCATCACCATCTCCGCACCGCAGGTAGAGGCGGATACCGAGTTTGAACTCACCGTCACCGTTAACGACGGCCTGGCAACCGCCAGCGCAACTGTCGCCGTTTTTGTGACCAACGAAGACGATGACGGTAGCTGCGATGCCACCGATCCGAATGCCGCTGATTACCCCGCGTGGCAGTCCGGCACTTACCTCGGCGGTGATCAGGTCAGCCATGAAGATCTGGTCTGGGAAGCGAAGTACTGGACGCAACAGGAGCCGGCACTGGACGCAGCCGACTGGAAGCTCATCAGCGATATCGAAGTGCCGTGGAATGCTGCTACTGCTTACAACGGTGGCGATGAAGTGAACTTTGAAGGCCTGCGCTACCGCGCCAAGTGGTGGACTCAGGGGCAGGAGCCGGACACTTCTTCCGACTGGGAAGAAATCGGTCCCGCCACCTGCAACTAA